A region from the Oryzias latipes chromosome 20, ASM223467v1 genome encodes:
- the bhlhe22 gene encoding class E basic helix-loop-helix protein 22 produces the protein MDRRMNLSGGAGDIFHKTLSAVSTKKMDPFRSSAGIELPPRDRQSPISCFDQADPDPIQPGGLVGGRGGPLGLPTGSLCVKYGESANRTSAAESSGGEQSPDDDSDGRCDMVLLTDGRTVPAGKTDGGKKTKEQKMLRLNINARERRRMHDLNDALDELRAVIPYAHSPSVRKLSKIATLLLAKNYILMQAQALEEMRRLVAYLNQGQAISAASIPATTALAAPGLGAYDQPPGYPFPAGVPTSSCPDKCTLFNNATSSLCKQCTDKP, from the coding sequence ATGGACCGGAGGATGAACTTGAGCGGCGGCGCTGgagacatttttcacaaaactcTCAGCGCCGTGTCCACGAAAAAGATGGACCCGTTTAGATCGTCAGCCGGTATTGAACTACCACCCAGAGACCGCCAGTCACCCATCAGCTGCTTTGATCAAGCCGACCCGGATCCAATTCAGCCCGGTGGATTGGTGGGAGGCAGAGGGGGACCACTGGGTCTCCCCACCGGATCTTTGTGTGTCAAATACGGGGAGAGCGCCAACAGGACTTCGGCGGCTGAGAGCAGCGGCGGTGAGCAGAGCCCCGATGATGATAGTGACGGCAGGTGTGACATGGTCCTGCTGACTGATGGGCGGACGGTGCCCGCGGGGAAAACGGATGGAGGTAAGAAAACCAAAGAGCAGAAAATGCTGAGACTAAACATCAACGCCAGAGAAAGACGACGGATGCACGATTTGAACGACGCGCTGGACGAGCTGAGAGCGGTCATCCCGTACGCGCACAGTCCGTCGGTGAGGAAACTCTCCAAAATTGCCACTTTGCTGCTCGCCAAAAACTATATCCTGATGCAAGCGCAGGCGCTGGAGGAAATGAGGAGGCTGGTGGCGTATCTCAACCAGGGCCAAGCCATCTCTGCAGCTTCCATACCGGCCACCACGGCGCTGGCAGCTCCCGGGCTGGGCGCGTACGACCAACCGCCCGGATACCCCTTCCCCGCCGGGGTGCCAACATCCTCGTGCCCCGACAAATGTACCCTGTTCAACAATGCCACATCCAGCCTCTGCAAACAGTGCACTGACAAGCCTTAA